A genomic region of Mus musculus strain C57BL/6J chromosome 7, GRCm38.p6 C57BL/6J contains the following coding sequences:
- the Mrgprb8 gene encoding mas-related G-protein coupled receptor member B8, with product MDSSFPDWNIEFREQNESYFMESSSCDMSLAMSLLSIIIAIIGLTGNVIVLQLLGFHMHRNAFSVYIFNLSGANFLFLCTHIVFSLENLIRQFHYIDIHMALFSVNVTILAYLAGVSMITAISVEYWLSVLWPTWYHAQRPKHTSTVICTLLWVFSLLLTLWNWIICKVLDYIYNWDMCWKLALIIVVWLLVLFVVLSRSNQALLFRVFCGSQQTPVTRLLVTIMLTALVVLICGFGIGICFFYWKKEENSIMPCGYFYETILLLSGVNSCANPIICLFVGSIKHCQFQCGTLRLILQRAIQESPEEEDEEVEEVVEQEGGEEDEESTTL from the coding sequence ATGGATTCAAGCTTCCCAGACTGGAATATTGAATTCAGAGAACAGAATGAAAGCTACTTCATGGAATCTTCATCTTGTGACATGTCCCTTGCCATGAGTTTGCTTTCCATTATCATTGCCATCATTGGACTGACAGGAAATGTCATAGTGCTGCAGCTTCTGGGCTTCCACATGCACAGGAATGCCTTCTCTGTCTACATCTTCAACCTGTCTGGGGcaaacttcctcttcctctgcactCACATTGTATTTTCCCTGGAAAATCTCATTAGGCAGTTTCACTACATCGACATTCACATGGCGTTGTTTTCTGTCAATGTGACCATACTGGCATACCTTGCAGGGGTGAGCATGATCACAGCCATTAGTGTGGAGTACTGGTTGTCTGTCCTTTGGCCCACTTGGTATCATGCCCAACGCCCAAAACACACATCAACTGTCATTTGTACTCTGCTCTGGGTTTTTTCCCTTCTGTTGACCCTTTGGAATTGGATAATTTGTAAAGTGCTGGATTATATTTATAACTGGGATATGTGTTGGAAACTTGCTCTCATCATAGTTGTATGGTTACTTGTTTTATTTGTGGTTCTTTCTAGATCCAATCAAGCCCTGCTGTTCAGGGTCTTCTGTGGTTCACAGCAGACACCTGTGACCAGGCTGCTTGTGACCATTATGCTTACAGCACTGGTCGTCTTGATCTGTGGCTTTGGGATTGGCATATGCTTCTTTTactggaagaaagaagagaattcaATTATGCCTTGTGGTTATTTTTATGAGACAATTCTCCTACTATCCGGTGTTAACAGCTGTGCCAATCCTATCATTTGCTTATTTGTTGGCTCAATTAAGCACTGCCAATTCCAGTGTGGGACTCTCAGGCTGATTCTTCAGAGAGCCATTCAAGAGAGCcctgaggaagaagatgaagaagttgAAGAAGTTGTAGAACAAGAAGGAggtgaagaagatgaagagagtACTACACTCTAG